The following coding sequences are from one Carassius auratus strain Wakin chromosome 47, ASM336829v1, whole genome shotgun sequence window:
- the LOC113064856 gene encoding pleckstrin homology domain-containing family B member 2-like, translating to MAFVKSGWLHRQSTFLRRWKRNWFDLWSDGRLVFYDDQQRRDMEDEIHMKVDCINIRNASACRDLMPPEGKSKDSLLQIVCRDGRVISICADSSDDALAWSMSLQDARLNTIAQHPQVGFAEDIVASAPPPYSELNPTPQVFYPDGYGGYVPHPPPYATQMVYSADGQQYAVAHPYLYQGGYAPGVNHVIVQERRREDSGDVALGMLAGAATGLALGSLFSVF from the exons ATGGCGTTTGTGAAGAGCGGATGGCTGCACAGACAAA GCACCTTCTTGCGCCGCTGGAAGAGGAACTGGTTTGACCTCTGGTCAGATGGACGTCTGGTCTTCTACGATGACCAGCAGCGGCGGGACATGGAGGACGAAATCCACATGAAGGTGGACTGCATTAACATCCGCAACGCCAGCGCGTGTAGAG ATCTCATGCCGCCTGAAGGCAAGAGCAAAGACTCCCTCCTGCAGATCGTCTGCCGGGACGGTCGGGTCATCAGCATCTGCGCAGACAGTTCAGACGATGCTTT GGCTTGGAGCATGTCTCTCCAGGATGCTAGACTCAACACT ATTGCGCAGCATCCTCAGGTTGGTTTTGCCGAGGACATCGTGGCATCAGCTCCTCCACCCTATTCTGAGTTAAACCCAACTCCACAG GTTTTCTATCCTGATGGATATGGCGGTTAtgttcctcatcctcctccttatGCCACACAGATGGTCTACTCAGCAGATGGGCAGCAGTATGCAGTAGCCCACCCGTATCTTTATCAAG GGGGATACGCACCTGGCGTCAACCATGTCATAGTGCAGGAGCGCCGGCGTGAGGACTCCGGTGACGTTGCTCTGGGGATGCTGGCTGGTGCAGCGACGGGATTGGCCCTCGGCTCCCTGTTTTCCGTATTCTAA